A part of Saimiri boliviensis isolate mSaiBol1 chromosome 13, mSaiBol1.pri, whole genome shotgun sequence genomic DNA contains:
- the LOC141580798 gene encoding uncharacterized protein LOC141580798 codes for MCLRRRGARGSALAILPRSRASCIAVARRGLGAAGSAPAPALAAASGSPTRLGRPCARPGDRSAVRAHLPPRDPLDAPRPELSLTCCSRLFVPTQGRGHLSAWPGPAGSPGSGARAWAVGREEARRAGSAAAPRWASRSGPGAHPGERRRSRLPRAAARAAAAEHAAQGRPRPSGLRGGPAARACRAEQPRASGGGGGMQGGPE; via the coding sequence ATGTGCCTGCGGAGGCGCGGGGCGCGGGGTTCCGCTCTCGCCATCCTCCCTCGGTCTCGGGCCTCCTGCATCGCGGTCGCCAGGCGCGGGCTCGGCGCGGCTGGAAGCGCTCCAGCTCCCGCGCTTGCGGCCGCCTCGGGCAGCCCCACCAGGTTGGGGCGGCCCTGCGCTCGGCCCGGGGACCGATCCGCGGTGAGGGCTCATCTCCCACCCCGTGACCCGCTTGATGCGCCACGGCCCGAGTTGTCTTTGACTTGCTGCAGCCGCCTCTTTGTCCCGACCCAGGGTCGGGGGCACCTctcagcctggcctggccctgccGGTAGCCCTGGGAGTGGGGCCCGGGCCTGGGCGGTCGGCCGGGAAGAGGCGCGGCGCGCTGGGAGCGCAGCGGCCCCGCGGTGGGCTAGCCGCAGCGGACCGGGCGCGCATCCGGGTGAGCGCCGGCGCTCCCGCCTCCCCCGCGCAGCCGCAcgggccgccgccgccgagcACGCAGCGCAGGGAAGACCGCGCCCGAGCGGCCTGCGCGGCGGCCCTGCGGCCCGGGCCTGCCGCGCGGAGCAGCCCCGAgcgagcggcggcggcggcggcatgCAGGGCGGCCCGGAGTAG